In Priestia megaterium NBRC 15308 = ATCC 14581, the following proteins share a genomic window:
- a CDS encoding NCS2 family permease, whose translation MNALFEKLFRLNDHQTTVGKESLAGVISFLSIVYIIAVNSTILSDAGIPLEAGIFATVASAFVGCVIMAFWANAPLILVPGMGINALFTYTMVQSMGLSWQEGLLAVVISGFLFIALAFSRLSAKIVSSIPHSLKEAITVGVGLFLTFIGLQKGKLVVPSENTFVALGDLSDPFVISTLLTLIITIVLFIRNVKGNFLLSMIAGSVLAFLLGVRSGAEKGQSAGSVNDFFSSFGTLSFGAIGDVAFWAAVFSLTMVLIFENIGLLHGQLGMMNQGSKFPRAFQATAASALLSGVFGTSPTVSSVEGASGIAAGGRTGLTSLITGVLFLSSLLFIPFIKLVPDSAIAPILIVIGALMIQNIKNINLQDLTEGFPAFLIIALIPLTYSIADGIAFGFIAYPLLKLFLGKMREVSMFMYVSALLFFLNFVLHYIA comes from the coding sequence TTGAACGCATTATTTGAAAAGTTGTTTCGTTTAAACGACCACCAAACAACTGTTGGAAAAGAAAGCTTAGCTGGGGTCATTTCATTTCTTTCCATCGTGTATATTATTGCTGTTAATTCAACCATTTTGTCTGATGCTGGTATTCCGCTTGAAGCAGGAATATTCGCAACAGTAGCTTCGGCTTTTGTAGGCTGTGTTATTATGGCTTTTTGGGCAAACGCGCCTCTTATTCTGGTGCCAGGTATGGGGATTAATGCATTGTTTACGTATACGATGGTTCAATCCATGGGGTTATCTTGGCAAGAAGGGTTATTAGCAGTAGTAATATCCGGCTTTCTTTTTATAGCATTAGCTTTCTCACGACTGTCTGCCAAAATTGTCTCTTCGATTCCGCATTCGCTAAAAGAAGCGATAACAGTCGGTGTTGGCTTATTTTTAACATTTATCGGTTTGCAAAAAGGGAAGCTTGTAGTTCCAAGCGAAAACACTTTTGTAGCACTTGGAGACTTGTCAGATCCGTTTGTGATCAGTACGCTGTTGACGTTAATTATCACAATCGTACTGTTTATCCGAAATGTGAAAGGTAACTTTTTGTTAAGCATGATTGCTGGATCAGTCCTTGCCTTCTTACTTGGTGTAAGGAGCGGTGCAGAAAAAGGACAGTCCGCTGGGAGCGTGAACGACTTCTTTAGCAGCTTTGGTACATTGTCTTTTGGAGCTATTGGAGACGTTGCGTTTTGGGCAGCTGTCTTTTCATTAACAATGGTATTGATTTTTGAAAATATCGGTTTGCTGCATGGTCAGCTAGGTATGATGAATCAAGGTAGCAAATTTCCCCGGGCCTTTCAAGCAACAGCCGCCTCAGCTTTGCTAAGCGGCGTGTTTGGAACAAGTCCAACGGTGTCTTCTGTAGAAGGAGCATCTGGTATTGCAGCTGGAGGGCGAACGGGTTTAACATCGCTGATTACAGGAGTTTTATTTTTAAGTTCACTTCTGTTTATTCCATTTATTAAGCTCGTTCCAGATAGTGCTATTGCACCTATTCTTATTGTTATTGGAGCATTGATGATTCAAAATATCAAAAACATCAATTTACAGGACTTAACAGAAGGTTTCCCTGCATTTTTAATTATTGCGCTTATTCCTCTTACGTACAGCATTGCTGATGGAATTGCATTTGGGTTCATTGCGTATCCACTGCTTAAATTATTCCTTGGTAAAATGCGTGAAGTATCGATGTTTATGTATGTAAGCGCGCTGTTGTTTTTCTTGAATTTTGTGCTGCATTATATTGCTTAA
- a CDS encoding Cof-type HAD-IIB family hydrolase, with product MIKLFVSYLDGTLLHEEKYVEQHNADALSELQRQGVEVCLASGRMDTEILKISTDINNTFHRISQNGGFVWTKENQELHGKVFEDDLAVQLYKKTIDPNRITLVCSNDTNYVEQRNEIIEAIETHMFFPIEEQIEMTDSFGHALSPSKITVLGDHDEMVALQKEVNEEFGDYIDTYISAKQCLDIMPKHISKGNAIEILLNHLQLKPEEIACVGDSFNDIPMFQLTPNSFAMATAPEAVQRHASAVVSSVSEAAGIVLEKNKQTI from the coding sequence ATGATTAAATTATTTGTAAGCTACTTAGATGGCACTCTTTTACATGAAGAAAAATACGTAGAACAGCATAATGCAGACGCACTTAGTGAACTTCAGCGCCAAGGAGTAGAGGTTTGTCTTGCTTCTGGACGAATGGATACGGAAATTTTAAAGATTTCTACTGATATTAATAATACATTTCATCGCATTAGCCAAAACGGAGGATTTGTGTGGACCAAAGAAAATCAAGAACTTCATGGAAAAGTGTTTGAAGATGATTTAGCGGTTCAACTTTATAAAAAAACGATAGATCCTAACCGTATTACGCTTGTCTGTTCAAACGACACGAATTATGTAGAGCAGCGAAATGAAATTATTGAAGCGATTGAAACTCACATGTTTTTCCCTATCGAAGAACAAATTGAAATGACGGATTCATTTGGTCACGCTCTTTCTCCATCCAAAATCACGGTTCTTGGAGATCATGATGAAATGGTAGCTCTGCAAAAAGAAGTGAACGAAGAGTTTGGTGATTATATTGATACATATATTTCCGCCAAGCAGTGTTTGGATATTATGCCTAAACATATCAGCAAAGGAAATGCCATTGAAATTTTATTAAATCATCTTCAGCTAAAACCAGAGGAAATTGCATGTGTGGGGGATTCATTTAATGATATTCCTATGTTTCAATTAACGCCGAACAGTTTCGCTATGGCTACAGCTCCTGAAGCTGTGCAGCGCCACGCCTCTGCTGTTGTGTCATCTGTTAGTGAAGCAGCGGGTATTGTTTTAGAAAAAAATAAGCAAACCATCTAA